One window of the Chanodichthys erythropterus isolate Z2021 chromosome 2, ASM2448905v1, whole genome shotgun sequence genome contains the following:
- the LOC137024805 gene encoding zymogen granule membrane protein 16-like, with amino-acid sequence MLHYFVVFSCLCAMSMTMPIPNYYSYSPAAGEGSGTEFSTARDGRITGVRVYEYPYIGYYSSNCINGIQLQYDGNWTALVGINSYGNLKEMTLFDNEYFVQVSGKYYSGYISELMFVSNKGRSFKVGQPIGLSFNFYPTYNASELRFLSGRQNGFALTSIGAHWAVFNSSSTAS; translated from the exons ATGCTGCATTATTTTGTGGTATTCTCTTGCCTTTGTGCCATGAGCATGACCATGC CTATACCTAATTATTACTCGTACTCCCCTGCTGCGGGGGAAGGCTCTGGAACTGAATTTTCCACTGCACGTGACGGTCGCATCACTGGAGTCAGAGTATATGAATATCCCTACATTGGATACTACAGCAGCAACTGCATCAATGG GATCCAGTTGCAATATGACGGTAACTGGACAGCACTGGTTGGCATTAACAGTTATGGCAATCTAAAGGAGATGACACTCTTCGACAACGAATATTTTGTTCAAGTCTCTGGAAAGTATTACTCTGGCTACATCTCTGAGCTTATGTTTGTCAGTAATAAGGGGCGCTCTTTCAAAGTGGGGCAGCCAATTGGACTTTCTTTTAACTTCTACCCAACCTATAATGCAAGTGAACTACGTTTCCTCAGCGGTCGACAGAATGGATTTGCCCTGACCTCCATTGGGGCTCACTGGGCTGTGTTTAACAGCAGTTCCACTGCATCATAA